DNA sequence from the Amycolatopsis sp. Hca4 genome:
TGAGGTGGGTCATAGCCCGCCGCGCTCCCGCAGCCTGCCCGGCGCCCCTGCCCGGTCTCCACGTCCGGCCGTGCTCACCCGGGCCCAGCACTGCCCACGTGGGCACTCCGGAGCCTCGGCCGCCACCGCACGAAGCCGGAGCGGTGCCCGCAGCCCGGGACAGCTACCCAGTTACCCCTTCAACCGGTAACGTCGAAGCCATGGCACTCAAGATCGCAGTGATCGGCGCCGGTGGCGTCGGCGGGTACTTCGGAGGCCGCCTCGCGGCGGCCGGGCACGACGTCGGTTTCGTGGCGCGCGGAACGCACCTCGCCGCGCTGAAGCAGGACGGTCTGACCGTCACGAGCGTGGCCGGGGACTTCACGATCGCCCCCGTTCAGGCCACCGACGACCCCGGGGAAATCGGCGAGGTCGACTTCGTCCTGCTGGCCGTCAAGACCTGGCAGCTCGAGGCCGCGATCACCGCGGCCAAGCCGCTGATCGGCCCGGAGACCGCGGTCGTCACGACCCAGAACGGGGTCGATGCGCCGGGACAGGTGGCCGAGGTCGTCGGCCGGAACGCCGTCCTCCCCGGCGCCGTGGAAGTCATCGCCTTCCTCGACGGTCCCGGCCGCGTCCGGCAGCTCGGCGGCGGGAAGCTCACCTTCGCCGAGTGGGACAACGCGCCGAGCGACCGGGTGGCCCGGCTGCGGGCTGCCCTGCAGGAGGCGGGGCTGACCGCCGTGGTGGCCACCGACGTCTGGGCCGCGCTCTGGGAGAAGTTCCTCGCGCTCGCCTCGCTCGGCGCGATCGGCACCGTCACCGACGCCCCCTACGGCGTGCTGCGCGCCCGCGCGGGCACCCGCCGGCTGATCGCGGACAGCATGGCCGAGATCGCGCAGGTGGCACGGGCCAAGGGCATCCGGCTCGCCGACGACGTCGTGGCGGCGGAAATCGCGTTCCTGGACCAGCTCCCGCCGGACGGCACCACTTCGCTGCAGCGCGACATCCGGGCCGGCCGGCCTTCGGAACTGGAGGCGTGGGCCGGCACCGTCGTCCGGCTCGGCCGGGAAACCGGCACGCCGACGCCGGTGAACGACCTGCTCCACGAACTGGCGAGCACCAGGGCCCAAGCCGTCAAAGCCGGGTGACCTGCCGGAGGATCAGCTCGACGCAGCCGGCCGCGGTCACCGCGGCGGTGTCGACGACCAGGTGGTCGCGGTCCCACGGCTCGTACTCCCGCTCGACGACGTCCCGCCACGTCGGCAGCACGAGTCCGGGGATGTCGGCTGCCCGCCCGGTCACCCGGGCGCGGTGCTCGGCCGGATCGGAGCAGACGAGCTCGACTTCGAGGACCCGGTGCCCGGCCCCGCGCCACGCGTCCCTGGTGATCTTCAGCGGGTTCACGCACTCGGCGACGACGGAAACACCGTTGGCGAGCTGGTCGCGGGCCAGGGCGTAACCGGTGACGTACCCGGCCGCCCGCGGTGGCGCACGAAGCTCACCGGAGTCCAGCAGGGCCTGCTCGATCGTGTCGATCCGCAGGTAGGCCGCGCCCAGTGCCCGGGCCAGCGGCCGCGCCACCGTGGTCTTGCCCGTGCCCGGCAGCCCGCCCAGCACGACCAGGACCGCGGACGTCACCCGGCCTCGGCGTACAGCTCGCGGTAGGCCGCGATGTGCCCCCACCCGGTGGTCACGGACTCCGCCGCCAGCACGGCGTGCACGATCGCCCGTGCGAAGGCGTTCGACGCGGCCCCGAACAGCTCCGGGGTCGCGCCGGCGCCGCTCGTGCCGGTGGCCACCGCGAACACCGTGTCCCCGTCGGCGATGCCGTGGGCCGGGCGGATCGCCACCGCCAGCCCGTCCTGGCCCGCGCCCGCCAGGCGGTACGCCGCCCCCGCGTCGAGGGCGGCGTCGGTCGCGACCACGCCGACCACCGTGTTCAACGGGGTCCGGGTGTCCCGGTCGCGGATGGACGCCGCCAGCCGCTCCCGCGCCGCGGCGCGGGCGGCTTCGTCCGGCTCGTACACCGGGAACTCCCGCCAGGCCGCGCCCCGCCGGGACGTCGCCCCCAGTGCGTACCCGTAGGGCAGCCCGGACGCCGGGTCCACCGCGGGGTGGTGGGAATTCAGCACGGCCAGTGCGGCGACGACCGTGCCGTCCGGCAGCACCGCGCTCGCGGTCCCCACGCCCCCTTTCATCTGGGCGCTGACCGCGCCGGTTCCGGCGCCGACGTTGCCCTGCGCCACCGGGCCGCCGTCGGCCGCTCACCGGGGTCCTTGCGCAGCTCCCACGGGCCGACCCGCTCGCCGGCGTGGTCGAGGGCCCAGACCGCGAACCCGGCGTTCGTGAGTGCCCCGGCCAGTGCCTCATAGCTGCCGATGTGCTCGCCGAGGCCGTGGAAGAACACGACCAGCGCCTGGGGTTCCGCCGGCGTCCAGTGTCCATAGTGGATCTTGCCGCGGCTTCCGGTGAACTCGGCCGTCACTGCCCCTCCAGTCCGTGCGCCAGGTCGGCCAGCAGGTCGTCGACGCCTTCGAGGCCGACCGACAGCCGGACCAGGCCCGGGGTGACCCCGCTGGCCCGCTGCTGCTCGGCGTCCAGCTGGGCGTGTGTCGTGGAGGCCGGGTGGATCACCAGGCTGCGCACGTCCCCGATGTTGGCGAGGTGGCTGAACAGCCGCAGCCGGTCGACGAACCGGCGTCCGGCCTCGAGACCGCCCTTCAGCTCGAAGGCGACGACCGCGCCGACACCGAGCGAGAGGTACCGCTTGGCCGTGTCGTGCCACGGGCTGCCGGGCAGCCCGGCGTAGTGCACCGCCTCGGCTTCCGGGTGTCCGGCGAGCCACGCAGCCACTGCCCTGGCGTTCTCGACGTGCCGCTCCATCCGCAGCGACAGCGTCTCGATGCCTTGCAGGAGCAGGAAACTGTTGAACGGCGAGACCGCCGGGCCGAGGTCGCGGACGAGCTTGGTGCGCAGCCGCAGGGCGTAGCCGAGCTCGCCGAACTCCTCGGCGAACACGAGTCCGTGGTAGCTGGGATCCGGATTCGTCAGCTGCGGCCAGCGTCCGGGCTCGGCGGTGTAGTCGAACTTCCCGCCGTCGACGACGATCCCGCCGATGCCGGTGCCGTGCCCGGACAGGAACTTCGTCGTCGAGTGCACGACGACGTCCGCGCCGTGTTCCAGTGGCCGCGCGAGGTAGGGCGTCGGCACGGTGTTGTCGACGACCAGCGGCACCCCGGCGGTGTGGGCGACCTCGGCGACCGCGCCGATGTCGAGCACGTTGCCGCGCGGGTTGCCGATCGTTTCGGCGTACAGCGCTTTGGTCTCGGGCCGAATTGCGGCGCGCCATGCCGCCAGGTCGTCGGGGTCGCGCACGAAGTCGACCGCGATGCCGAGGTCGGCGAAGGTGTAGGCGAGCAGGTTGTACGTGCCGCCGTAAAGGCTCGCGGCGGCGACGACGTGGTCGCCGGCGCGGGCGATGTTCAGCAGCGCCAGCGTCGACGCGGCCTGGCCGCTGGCCACCGCGACCGCGGCCACCCCGCCTTCGAGGTCGGCCAGCCGTTCCTCGACGACGGCGGTCGTCGGGTTGGACAGCCGCGTGTAGGCGTGCGTCTCGAGGTCCCGCAGCGCGAACGCCTCGGCGGCGTGGTGCGCGTCGGTGAAGGTGAACGACGTGCTCTGGTAGATCGGCGTCGCGCGGGCGCCGGTCGCCGGGTCCGGGCGCGCGCCGGCGTGGATCTGGCGGGTCTCGAACGCGGTCATCCGCGCTCCGCCAGGACATCGGACCACCAGCGCTCGGCGACCTTCGGGTGCGAGCGCAGCCAGCCGACCAAGGCGTTCTCCCCGAAGGCGGCGTGCAGCGGGTTGTCGGCGTCCTGGCTGACACCCTTGGCCCCGGCCGCCAGCTCCGCCGGGAGTTCGAGGGGTTCCACGACGGCGTCGAGCCGCGGCCCGAGGAAGAACGGCACGGAGAACCGCTCCACCCCGGCGGGCGGGCTGACCACGCGGTGGTGCGTCGCCTTCAGATAGCCCTGGGTGGCGATCTCCAGCATCTCCCCGATGTTGAACACGAAGCTGCCGGGGATCGGCGTGGCGTCGATCCAGCTGCCGTCGGCCGCCCGCACCTGCAGGCCGCCGACGTCGTCCTGCTGGAGCAGCGCGAGGTAGCCGTAGTCCTTGTGCGCGCCGACACCCTGGTCCTGCTCCGCCGACGGCCGTCCCGGGTAGCGGACGATCTTGACGTGCGTGGACGCTTCTTCGTCGAACCACGCGTCGAAGTAGCCCTCGTCCTGCCCCAGCGCCGCGGCGAGCGCCCGCAGCACCTCACGGCTGACGCGCAGGGCCTCGGCCTGCCAGGCCAAGGTCGTCTCCCGCAGTCCGGGAAGCGCCGACGGCCACTGGTTGGGACCGATCAGCCGCCGCCACGCCGGTCCGCCGGACGCGACGGGCTCGCGTTCGGGGCCGATGTCGATCTGTTCCCGCCAGTCGGGGGTGCCGCCGGTGTACTCGTGGCCGGTGCGCGTGTAGCCGCGGAACTGCGGCGAGTGGATGTTCTCGATCGCGAGCCGCTCTTCGACCGGCAGCGCGAAGAACTCCTTGGCCACGTCGAAGATCCCGCGGGTCAGCGCGTCCGGCACGCCGTGCCCGACCACGTAGAAGAAGCCGACCTCGTGCGCTGCCCGGCGCAGCTCGGCGAGGAACGCGACCCGGTCGGCGGCGGGGTCGCGGAAGCGCGAGATGTCGATCAGCGGCAGAGCGGTGGCCGCCCCGGATTCGTCGAGCGTCGTCACGTCCGGCAGCCTAAGCCGCCCCGGCAGGCGGAACGGGGGTTCCCACATCGCGGACAACGCCGCTGCCGGCGCCATGGCCGCAGCACGCGGGCCGGCGTGGGTGACGAACGGGCACCGGTCGGCTATAGCGGCGTTGTCGCGCCTCGGGAGGGTGGTTGCCCCACGGGTGAGCCGGTTGCGGACCGGCAGGCGGTGGCCGAGCTCGCGCCCGACGAAACCGCGTCCGGCGGGAGAACCCGTTCCCGCTCCCGCCGCAGTGGTTCGCGCTCCTGCTCCTGGTGGCCGCGATCGGGGTGCAGCTGGTGGCCGGGCCGACTCGACCGCGGCGCGCTGCGCGGGAGGCACGTCCGCGCTGAATCGGCTCCTTGTCCCGCGACACCACCGTGCGCGGCCGCGTCCGCGTGCTGTTCGGCTTCCACCCCGGTCCCGCGCACCGCCGCCGCGCGCTGGCCGAGTCGTGGCCACTGTGGACGATCGACCTCGTCGACGCGTTCCTGCTGAGCGCGGTCACCGGACTCGCGTGGCCGAGCGTCATGTACGTCTTGCGGGGCGAGACGTTCTTCGACCCCCGCGTCGCTGCTGGCGCTGTGGCCGCTGACCGGGATCGTCGGTGCGGCCTTGGCCACCCCGGTGGTGGACCGGGCCCGGGACGGGCGCACGGGCGGCACCGGCCCGTCAGTGGTCCTGGGCATCGGCCCCCGTCATCGCGCCGGCGGGCAGTCTGCTCCGGCACGCGCGCCCCGCGGCGGCACTGCGCCGGCGAGGCCGTGCGGGATGCGGGCGACGGCTGCGGCGACCGTCGCCAGGTCTTCGTTCGAGAACCCGGTGCGGCTCAGCACGGCCAGGGATTTGTTCGTGGCCAACGTGCACAACGCGAGTTCGGCCGCCTCCGGCTCGTCGGCCCCCGCCGCCAGCAAGGCCTGCTCCAGCATGGCCCGCAACGCGTCGATCAGGCCGCGGACCATCGCCTGGCTCTCCGGGTCGAGGGCCGGGAACTGGGTGGCCGACACCGTGACCAGGCAGCCGTCCGGGACCGTCGGATCCGCGATGCGGTCGAGGGTGACCTGCAGGTAGGCGGCCATCACGGCACTCGGGTCCGGGTGCGGGCCGGCCAGCGCCCGCTCGTACCGCGGGTGGTAGGTCTGTGCGTACCGCTGCAGGCTCTCCCGGAACAGGGCGCTCTTGTCGCCGAAGGTGCCGTAGAGCGAGCTCCGGCCGAGGCCGGTGCCCTCGGTCAGGCGGTCCATCGAGGCCTCCGAATAGCCCCAGCGCCAGAAGACGTGCATCGCGCGGCGCAACGCCTCGTCCACGTCGAATTGCTTGCGGCCTGCCATGGTTCCTCAGCCTACACATCTTGCACCGATCGTTCCATCATGGCTATGGTCACCCCCATGACAAGTCGTACCGAACGTTCCAAGATGACGGCGGACCTCAGCTCGCTGCCGCTGCCCGGGGGATTCACCGACGTCTTCACCAGCAGGCTCGTGGAGCTCGACGGGCTGCGGCTGCACGCGGTCACCGGCGGCGACGGCCCGCCGCTGCTGCTGGTCGGCGGCTGGCCGCAGACGTGGTACGCCTGGCGGAGGGTGATGCCCGCCCTCGCCCGCCGGCACACCGTCGTCGCCGTCGACCCGCGCGGGGCCGGGCTCTCCGGCAAGCCCGACGACGGCTACGACGCCGGCACGATGGCCGCCGATCTGGCCGCGCTGATGACCGCGCTCGGGCACCACCGGTTCGACGTGGTCGGCCACGACGTCGGCATGTGGACCGGGTACGCCCTCGCGGCCGACCACCCCGAGCGGGTGGGCAGGCTGACCGTCGTCGACGCCATCATCCCGGGCCTCACCCCGGCCCCGCCGGTGTTCGGCACCGCCGCGGTCAACCAGCGGCTCTGGCACTTCGGCTTCAACCGGCTCGACGGCCTCAACGAGGAACTGGTGCGGGGGCGCGAGCGGCTGTTCTTCGGCTCCCAGTTCGCCACCAAGGCCGCCACCCCGGCCGCGATTCCCTCCGACGCCGTCGACGTCTACGTGGACGCGATCGTCGCGGACCCCCGCGGGCTGCGGGCGAGCTTCGGGTACTACCGGGCTCTTGACGAAACGATCGCGCAGAACGAAAAGCGCAAGAAAACCCCGCTGACGCTGCCGGTGCTGGCCGTCGGCGGCGCGCGGTACTGCGGCCCGCAGGTCGCCGAGACGATGCGGCCGGCGGCCGGGGACGTCACCGAGGTGGTCCTCGACGATTGCGGTCACTACGTGGCCGAGGAACAGCCGGTGCCGTTCACCGAGGCCCTGGAAGACTTCCTCGGCAGCAGGACCGCGGGCGCGCTTCGCACGGCCGGGTAGTGGCGAGCCGGCCGTGGGTCCTCCTCGGTGGTGTCCGAGGAGGACCCACGGGACCTCAGCGGGGCAGGACGAGGTGCTCGGCGATGGCGTACAGCTCCGCCTGCGAGCCGGCCCCCGCGACGGCGATCGGCGTGTCCTGGACGGCCTTGAGGATCCAGAGCGTGCCGTAACCCCTCTCGTCTTCGTAGCGGGTCGCGTGTCTCTGGACCGGCCGCCCCGCGGTGCCGCGCACCTGGCCTGCCTCGCCGGTGTGCACCTGGATCGGCGGCGTGGTGCTGCACGTGCCCACCGAGTAGCCCGTCTGCGTCCCACCCGAGACGCCCCTCTCAACGTCGAACGTGCACATCCGCAGGCCGCCGGGCAGCTGGCCGAGGCCGAACGACGGGGTGACCGTGGTCTTGCCCGGGAAGGCGACGTTCTCCGCGACGCGGCGGCCCGCGTCGGTCAGCTGCTGCGCCGTGGCCGTGCTCCCCGGCTGCGCGGCCACGTTGACGTACAACGAGCCACCTCCGGGGTGGGTCAGGTACACCTCGTAGCCGCCCGGGCCGCCGGAGTGCGAGCTCTCCACACCGGCCCGCCCGGCGAGGGTGACGGGCCGGCCCGGGCCGGACTTGAAGGAGGCCTCCTCGGGCGGCATCATCCGCATTTCGGCCACGTCCACGAGCAGCGTCCGGGACCCGGACGTGACGGTCAGCAGGTATTCGCCGCCGTACACCGGCTTGTCGGGGTGGCCGGCAGTGCCACCGGTGTTGATCCGGCGCGCGAGGTAGTCGACCTCGCCCGGCGGCAACCAGCGGAGCGAGAAGGGCATGGGCAGCTCCGCGACGGCGGGCTTGGCCGGTGCCTCGACGGCGGGTTCGGCCGGTGCACCGGCTCCGGTGGCGACCTGGTCGTCGGGCGTGGGCCGGTTCAGCGCGACGACGGCGCCGGCGGCCAGGACGAGCAGCGCCACCCCGGCGCCGGCCACGAGGGGCGGGCTCACCGCGGCGCGCTTGCGGTCGAGGCGCTGACGCGTGGCGGCCAGCACCCGGTCGCTGTCGGGGCATCGGGCTCGTGGGCGGTGAAGGTGTCCTTGATCAGGTTCTCGATGTCCATCAGCTCTCCCTCGCCTGGGCCATCCGGTCGATGCTCAGGCCGTGTCGCAGGGTCGTCAGGGCTTTGCGGGCGTGGGCCCGCACGGTGGCCTGGGCGCAGCCGAGCAGGTCGGCGATGTCGGCGTCGGCGAGCTGCTCGTAGTACCGGAGCACGACGACCGCGCGCTGCCGCCGGGGCAACCGCGCCAGCCGCTGCCACATGTCCTCCCGGGCGGCGTGGTCCGACGCGAAGTCGTCCGGCCCGGCCGCGTCCGGCGGCTCCCCCACGGCGATCAGCCGGGCCGACCGGCTGCGCCGCCAGGACAGGTAGTCGTTGGTCACCATCCGCAGGATGTACCGCTCGGGGTGGTCGGCGTCGCTGACCCGCGACCACCGTCGGTACACCTTGACCAGCACGTCCTGCACCAGATCAGCGGCCTGTTCCCGCTCCCCGGCCAGCATCGTCGCGTAGCGCAGCAGCCGTGGCAGGTGCGCGCGGACGAAGTCCTCGTAGTCAGCCATCACTACCAAGACGACGGCCGCGGGCGTCCCGTGTACCTCAGCCCGGAACTTTCTCGCGCACGACCTACCGGCGCGCCCGCAGCCAGAAGGCGATCCGGGCCGGGAACAGCAGGAGCAACAGGACGTAATAGCCGAAAGGCGGCTTGATGAACCCGACCACGACCGCGAGCGCGAAGACGACCGAGCTCAGCGCGTGGTTCCAGAACACCTCGTCCGACACCGGTTCGGCGTCCCCGCGGATGTCCGGGTCCCGGCGGATGAGGAACACCATCGTCGTGTGGCACAGGCTGCTGGCCAGCAGCGTCCCGAGGTAGAACAGCACGGTGAAGCGCTCGGACTGGTAGGCGCCGATCAGCTCGGTCGGGAAGGGCAGCAGCGCGATCGTCAGCAGCCAGCAGAAGTTGACGCGGATCAGCGCGGGGCTGTACGACCGCACGTGCTCGAAGATCCGGTGGTGCACGCCCCAGAAGCGCCCGATGACGACGAAGCTGAGCAGGAAGCTGACGATCTTCGACCAGTTGTGCGTGACGGCTTCGACCGCCGGCTTGTGCTCGGCGACCAGCTCGGGCACGAGGTCGGTGAGCGGCAGGACGAGCAAGGTCAGGGCGATGGCGACCACGGCATCGGTGAAGAACACCAGCCGCTCGGACGACTTCTTCTTCTCCACGCGGACATCAAACACCACTCCCGCGGGGCTGTGATCACCGCCGCGCCGCCGATCACCAGACGAAGGGAACGAGCCGCGCCCGGCTCGCGGCGAACTGCCGGTAGCGGTCGCCCAGAACCGCTTCGAGGGCGCGTTCCTCGATGCGGACGCGGTAGAGCAGGGCGACCAGCAACACAGCGCCGGCGCCCGCGGCGCTGACCCAGTTGTCCGCGATCAGGCCGCCGCCGGCGAAGACGAGCAGCAGGCCGGTGTAGCTCGGATGGCGCAGGACCCGGTAGGGACCGCGTTGCACGACGGGCTGGTCTTCGCTTGTCTGCAGCGTCACGGTGAAGTGCTTGCCCAGACTGACGAAGCACCACCAGCGCAGGACCAGGCCGAGCCACCCGATCACCGTCCCGAGCGGGAATCGCCATGCTCCGCCGATGCCGGCGTCCGGGAAGACCGCGCGGCCGACCGGCCACCACAGGATCGCACCGAAGAACATCACCCTGAAGACGATCTCCGCGCGGACATCGACGAGTTTCGCACCGCGACGCGTGCGGAACGCCTGCACCAGCTCGCCCGTCGCGAAGGCGCCGACGCTGATGAAGATGACCACCCGGGTCACGTCCGACGACTCCCCGAAGGTTGCCAGCACGGTTGCCATTGTCGCACCGAACGCACTGTTTCCGCGGAAGCTCAGCGCACGAGGAGGCCGATGGCGGTGGCCAGCCGGCCGAGGTACTCCTCCCGGGTCTCCACCTGGTGCTTCAACCCGACCGACGCGCTGATCAACGTCTGCGCGACACCGGTTGCCGCTTCGCCGCCCACCGCGGCGACGACGAGTTCTTCGAAACGCTCCGGCGCCGTGCGGGTGATCGGCCCCAGCAGGTCCGGGTTCTGTTCGATCACCTCCGGGACGTCCCGGCTCATCGGCCCGACGTAACGGCCGGCCCACCGGTCGAACGCGCCGAGCAGCCGCTCCCGCAACGGCTTTCCGGGGTCGGCGAGGATCTCCTCGGCCGCGGCGAGGTCCTGCTCGATCGCCCGGGTGACCGCCGTCCGGAACAGGTCCTCTTTGGACGCGAACAGGAAGTACAGCCCCGGCCGGGAAATCCGGGCCGCGCGCGCGACCTCCTCCATGGAGGTCTTCCGGTAGCCGTGCCGGGCGAACGTCAGCAGTGCCGACTCGAGCACCGCCTCCCGGCGGCCGGCCTCGGCCGGAGCTTCGGAAACGCTCATCCGGCCACTCTACGACCTCTACCCTCACTATACAAGTTCTGTTCATTCTGTATAGTCGGCCGCGTGACCACTCCCCCGCTCATCACCACCCCGTTCACCGCGGCCAGCACCGCGGACGACGTCCTGGCCGGTGTCGACCTCACCGGCGTCCGCGCGATCGTCACGGGGGCGTCGTCCGGGATCGGCGCGGAAACGGCGCGGGCGCTGGCCGCCGCGGGAGCCGAGGTGACCCCGGCCGTCCGGAACCCCGCCGCCGCGGGGCCCCGTGCCGTCCGGCTCGACCTCGCCGACCCGGAGTCCGTCCGCCGGTTCACGCGCGAGTGGGAGGGGCCCTTGCACCTGCTGGTGAACAACGCGGGCATCGTCACCGGCGGGCCGGCCTACACCGCAGGGGGGTGGGAATTGCAGTTCGCCACGAACCACCTCGGCCACTTCGCACTGGCCACGGGTCTGCACGCGGCCCTCGCCGTTGGGCGGCCGACGGAATCCACGCGAACGCGGTCAACCCCGGTGGAGTCGCCACCGGACTGCAGCGGAATTTCACCCCGGCGCAGAAGGAATCCCTGGCCGCGGCCGAGGCCGCGGGCATCTTCACCTACAAGACGGTCGAACAGGGAGCGGCCACGAGCATCGTCGCGGCGGTCGCACCGCAGTTCGCCCACACCGGTGGCCACTACCTCGACGACGGCCGGGAAGCGTACCGGGTGCCGGATGACGCCGAACTCGCCGACCACCCGCACGGGGTGAAGGAATGGGCCCTCGACCCGGCTACCGCAGAACGCCTCTGGACGGTGTCGGCGGACCTGACCGGAGCCTGACCGCAGCGCGGACCGCGGCCGGTTCGCGTCGCACGGCGGAATACTCCGGCAAGCGAAACGTTCACGACGCCGTGGCGGTGGGTGGCGAGGTGAGACGCCGCAGGAGCGCCCGCACTGCCTTCGCCCGCGCGAATTCCGCCGGCGTGAACGGCAGCTGCGGCCTGCGCACCACGAGATCACCGTCGAGATCCGCCAGCCGCATCACCGTTCCGTCGATGCCTTCACCAGCACCCTTCCCACGGCGCCCCCACGGTTTCCTCTCGACGTCGCACTCGCCCAACACCGCCAGGAGAAGCTGCACCGGATCCGGTTCCCGCGCGGCCGCGATCGTCAGCACGCGGGTCGGCAGGTCGACGAACTCGTGCACGTCCGCCGGGACGACGCGGACGTCTCGGCCACCTCCCAGTTCGATGACCGTGGCGATGTCCGCGGCCGTGGCCGCTTTCGGTGCCCGGACGAAGAACTCGTCCACCACGCCGCCCGGGACCGCCAGTACCTGCAGCGAAATGATGTCGTAGCGGTGGGCCGCCAGTGCGGCCGTCACGCCCGCCAAGCTGCCCGGCACGTCACGCATCGTGGCGCGCACCCGCCACGCCACCCCGGCCCGCAGCGGATCAGCGCCGCCGGCCGGGTCCCGTTGCGCCCGTGGGCGGTGGGTCCACCACCGCCGCCACGCCGCGGTGACGACCATGAGCCCGCCCAGTGCGAACAGCAGGACCGGTCCGACGCGGTTGTGGGACAACGTGCTGACGAACAGATCGGCCACGCCGGTGGCCACGAACAGCGCCGCCAGCTCGATCAGCTCACGGCTCATCGAGCCCCTCGCCCGCTGGGCGGTCTTCGGCGGTACCTCGGCTTCGCTCATGCAGCCAGCATCGGCCGCTCGCTTTACCTCCGGTCTCGCCCTCCTGTCACGATCCAGTTAACCGGACGAGCGCCGGATCGAGGCGGCGCGGGCCGATCACGGGGCCGTCATCACGGCTCGCCGCACGGTCTCCCGCAACAGGGTGCGGCGTTCGTCGTGCCGTTGCCGGGGCTCGTCCGCGGTCGCCGCGTAGACGTTGCTGACCGGCGACCACGCCATCGACATGGCGATGACCACCGCCATCACGTCGAACGGGTCGCCGGGCCGCACGAGCCCCTCGGCCTGCGCCGCGGCGATCGCGCGCAGCTTTTCGTCGTCGAGCCGGTCGGCGTCCGCGACCAGGTGACCGGCCGGGCGCCGTTCCAGGCGGGCCCACGTGGCCAAGCGGATCAGGTCGGGGCGGCGCAGGTACTCGTCGTAGAGGCGCACGGCCCAGTCCGCGAGGTCGGTGGCGTCGATCGGGACGACGTTCACAATCCGTTCCAGCGAAGCGAAGAAGATCGCGTCGAACAGCCCGTCCTTGTTGCCGAAGTACGCGTAGAGCTGCGCCTTGTTGGTCCGGGCCGCGCTCACGATGCGTTCGATGCGGGCGCCCGCGATCCCGTACTCGGCGAACTCCCTGGTCGCCGCCTCGAGGATGCGGTCGCGAGTCGCCGTGCCGCGAGCGGTCGTGGGGTGGTCGGCCATCGGGCGACCCTACCAAACAGAACAGTTGGTTTGCCTTCTCCCGCAGCCGTCGCTACGGTGAAATAGACCGAACAGTCTGTTTGCTGGAGGAGAAGTCATGCGGATGACCACGGCCTGGAGAGCCGACGGCGACGCCGCGGTGCTGCGGCAGGTGCGCCTGCACCGCCGGGACCTGCGCCCGGACGACATCGCGGTCCGGGTGGACTACTGCGGCGTCTGCCACACCGACGTCCACTCCCTCGACGCGCACACCGGTGGCCTGCTCGTCCCGGGGCACGAGTTCACGGGAGTCGTGACCGAGGTGGGCTCCGACGTCACGCGGTTCACCGTCGGAGACCCGGTCGCCGTCGGCAACATCGTCGACTCGTGCGGCGCCTGCGTCATGTGCGAAGCCGGCCAGGAGAACTTCTGCCGCGAGTTCCCCACCCTGACCTACGGCGGCACCGACCGCCGCGACGGCTCGACGACCGCGGGCGGGTACGCCCGCGAGTACGTCGTCCGCGACCGGTTCGCTTACCGCCTGCCCGCCGGGCTCGATCCGGCCGCCGCCGCGCCCCTGCTCTGCGCCGGGATC
Encoded proteins:
- a CDS encoding SigE family RNA polymerase sigma factor gives rise to the protein MADYEDFVRAHLPRLLRYATMLAGEREQAADLVQDVLVKVYRRWSRVSDADHPERYILRMVTNDYLSWRRSRSARLIAVGEPPDAAGPDDFASDHAAREDMWQRLARLPRRQRAVVVLRYYEQLADADIADLLGCAQATVRAHARKALTTLRHGLSIDRMAQARES
- a CDS encoding TMEM175 family protein; translation: MEKKKSSERLVFFTDAVVAIALTLLVLPLTDLVPELVAEHKPAVEAVTHNWSKIVSFLLSFVVIGRFWGVHHRIFEHVRSYSPALIRVNFCWLLTIALLPFPTELIGAYQSERFTVLFYLGTLLASSLCHTTMVFLIRRDPDIRGDAEPVSDEVFWNHALSSVVFALAVVVGFIKPPFGYYVLLLLLFPARIAFWLRARR
- a CDS encoding isoprenylcysteine carboxylmethyltransferase family protein, yielding MLATFGESSDVTRVVIFISVGAFATGELVQAFRTRRGAKLVDVRAEIVFRVMFFGAILWWPVGRAVFPDAGIGGAWRFPLGTVIGWLGLVLRWWCFVSLGKHFTVTLQTSEDQPVVQRGPYRVLRHPSYTGLLLVFAGGGLIADNWVSAAGAGAVLLVALLYRVRIEERALEAVLGDRYRQFAASRARLVPFVW
- a CDS encoding TetR/AcrR family transcriptional regulator; its protein translation is MSVSEAPAEAGRREAVLESALLTFARHGYRKTSMEEVARAARISRPGLYFLFASKEDLFRTAVTRAIEQDLAAAEEILADPGKPLRERLLGAFDRWAGRYVGPMSRDVPEVIEQNPDLLGPITRTAPERFEELVVAAVGGEAATGVAQTLISASVGLKHQVETREEYLGRLATAIGLLVR
- a CDS encoding TetR family transcriptional regulator; translated protein: MADHPTTARGTATRDRILEAATREFAEYGIAGARIERIVSAARTNKAQLYAYFGNKDGLFDAIFFASLERIVNVVPIDATDLADWAVRLYDEYLRRPDLIRLATWARLERRPAGHLVADADRLDDEKLRAIAAAQAEGLVRPGDPFDVMAVVIAMSMAWSPVSNVYAATADEPRQRHDERRTLLRETVRRAVMTAP